A genomic window from Silurus meridionalis isolate SWU-2019-XX chromosome 21, ASM1480568v1, whole genome shotgun sequence includes:
- the gdap1 gene encoding ganglioside-induced differentiation-associated protein 1 isoform X1, translating into MRKFLSVFFLTVKMATQDERESFLHGETGAEMLKGREEKMESTKKSESNLVLYHWTQSFSSQKVRLAIAEKGLRCKEFDVSLPLSEHNEPWFMRLNPAGEVPVLVHDGHVVCDPAQIMDYLEETFDNENTPKLIPETGSTYYHRVQHYRELLDSLPMDAYTHGCILHPELTVDSHIPAYANTRIRAQIGNTESELKKLAEENPELKDAYISKQRRLKTKLFDHDNVKYLKKILDELEKVMDQVETELQRRAEETPVHLSLSIEEGTQQSWLCGEFFSIADVSLAVTLHRLKFLGLSRRYWGNGTRINLESYYERVLERPTFRRVLGNVNNILISAVLPAAFRVARKRVPSFIGTTMLIGLLGGATYFAFLYFKKRLLVY; encoded by the exons ATGCGTAAATTTCTGTCCGTATTTTTTTTGACAGTTAAAATGGCGACGCAGGATGAGAGAGAATCTTTTCTCCACGGAGAAACAGGTGCAGAGATGCTGAAGGGCAGAGAGGAAAAGATGGAGAGCACCAAAAAGAGCGAGTCGAACCTTGTTCTCTATCACTGGACGCAGTCATTCAGTTCGCAGAAG GTGAGGCTGGCCATAGCCGAGAAGGGTTTACGGTGTAAAGAGTTTGACGTGAGCTTGCCTCTGAGTGAACACAATGAACCATGGTTCATGCGTCTGAATCCGGCCGGTGAGGTTCCTGTTCTGGTACACGATGGTCACGTCGTCTGTGACCCAGCACAGATCATGGACTACTTAGAGGAAACTTTCGACAATG AGAACACTCCCAAGCTGATTCCAGAGACAGGGAGTACATATTATCACCGAGTTCAGCATTACCGGGAGCTGCTGGACTCACTGCCCATGGATGCTTACACACATGGCTGCATTCTGCATCCTGAGCTCACTGTGGACTCTCACATCCCGGCGTACGCCAACACACGCATCCGCG CGCAGATCGGCAATACGGAATCTGAGTTGAAGAAACTGGCGGAAGAAAACCCTGAGCTCAAAGATGCTTATATCTCAAAGCAGAGACGTCTGAAA ACAAAGCTTTTTGATCACGACAATGTGAAATATCTGAAGAAGATCCTTGACGAGCTGGAGAAGGTGATGGATCAGGTGGAGACTGAGCTGCAGAGGAGAGCCGAGGAGACACCAG TTCACCTCTCACTTTCCATAGAGGAAGGAACCCAGCAGTCGTGGTTGTGCGGCGAGTTTTTCAGCATTGCTGACGTTTCACTCGCCGTCACGCTCCACCGGCTTAAGTTCCTCGGCCTATCGCGCCGTTACTGGGGCAACGGAACGCGCATCAATCTGGAATCCTACTACGAGCGGGTCCTGGAGCGCCCTACGTTCCGCAGGGTCCTCGGAAACGTCAACAACATCCTCATATCCGCCGTGTTGCCAGCCGCTTTCAGAGTGGCCAGGAAAAGAGTGCCCAGCTTCATCGGCACTACAATGCTAATCGGATTATTGGGAGGCGCGACGTATTTTGCGTTTCTCTATTTTAAAAAACGACTGCTCGTGTACTAA
- the gdap1 gene encoding ganglioside-induced differentiation-associated protein 1 isoform X2, whose amino-acid sequence MRKFLSVFFLTVKMATQDERESFLHGETGAEMLKGREEKMESTKKSESNLVLYHWTQSFSSQKVRLAIAEKGLRCKEFDVSLPLSEHNEPWFMRLNPAGEVPVLVHDGHVVCDPAQIMDYLEETFDNENTPKLIPETGSTYYHRVQHYRELLDSLPMDAYTHGCILHPELTVDSHIPAYANTRIRAQIGNTESELKKLAEENPELKDAYISKQRRLKTKLFDHDNVKYLKKILDELEKVMDQVETELQRRAEETPEEGTQQSWLCGEFFSIADVSLAVTLHRLKFLGLSRRYWGNGTRINLESYYERVLERPTFRRVLGNVNNILISAVLPAAFRVARKRVPSFIGTTMLIGLLGGATYFAFLYFKKRLLVY is encoded by the exons ATGCGTAAATTTCTGTCCGTATTTTTTTTGACAGTTAAAATGGCGACGCAGGATGAGAGAGAATCTTTTCTCCACGGAGAAACAGGTGCAGAGATGCTGAAGGGCAGAGAGGAAAAGATGGAGAGCACCAAAAAGAGCGAGTCGAACCTTGTTCTCTATCACTGGACGCAGTCATTCAGTTCGCAGAAG GTGAGGCTGGCCATAGCCGAGAAGGGTTTACGGTGTAAAGAGTTTGACGTGAGCTTGCCTCTGAGTGAACACAATGAACCATGGTTCATGCGTCTGAATCCGGCCGGTGAGGTTCCTGTTCTGGTACACGATGGTCACGTCGTCTGTGACCCAGCACAGATCATGGACTACTTAGAGGAAACTTTCGACAATG AGAACACTCCCAAGCTGATTCCAGAGACAGGGAGTACATATTATCACCGAGTTCAGCATTACCGGGAGCTGCTGGACTCACTGCCCATGGATGCTTACACACATGGCTGCATTCTGCATCCTGAGCTCACTGTGGACTCTCACATCCCGGCGTACGCCAACACACGCATCCGCG CGCAGATCGGCAATACGGAATCTGAGTTGAAGAAACTGGCGGAAGAAAACCCTGAGCTCAAAGATGCTTATATCTCAAAGCAGAGACGTCTGAAA ACAAAGCTTTTTGATCACGACAATGTGAAATATCTGAAGAAGATCCTTGACGAGCTGGAGAAGGTGATGGATCAGGTGGAGACTGAGCTGCAGAGGAGAGCCGAGGAGACACCAG AGGAAGGAACCCAGCAGTCGTGGTTGTGCGGCGAGTTTTTCAGCATTGCTGACGTTTCACTCGCCGTCACGCTCCACCGGCTTAAGTTCCTCGGCCTATCGCGCCGTTACTGGGGCAACGGAACGCGCATCAATCTGGAATCCTACTACGAGCGGGTCCTGGAGCGCCCTACGTTCCGCAGGGTCCTCGGAAACGTCAACAACATCCTCATATCCGCCGTGTTGCCAGCCGCTTTCAGAGTGGCCAGGAAAAGAGTGCCCAGCTTCATCGGCACTACAATGCTAATCGGATTATTGGGAGGCGCGACGTATTTTGCGTTTCTCTATTTTAAAAAACGACTGCTCGTGTACTAA
- the gdap1 gene encoding ganglioside-induced differentiation-associated protein 1 isoform X3, translating to MATQDERESFLHGETGAEMLKGREEKMESTKKSESNLVLYHWTQSFSSQKVRLAIAEKGLRCKEFDVSLPLSEHNEPWFMRLNPAGEVPVLVHDGHVVCDPAQIMDYLEETFDNENTPKLIPETGSTYYHRVQHYRELLDSLPMDAYTHGCILHPELTVDSHIPAYANTRIRAQIGNTESELKKLAEENPELKDAYISKQRRLKTKLFDHDNVKYLKKILDELEKVMDQVETELQRRAEETPVHLSLSIEEGTQQSWLCGEFFSIADVSLAVTLHRLKFLGLSRRYWGNGTRINLESYYERVLERPTFRRVLGNVNNILISAVLPAAFRVARKRVPSFIGTTMLIGLLGGATYFAFLYFKKRLLVY from the exons ATGGCGACGCAGGATGAGAGAGAATCTTTTCTCCACGGAGAAACAGGTGCAGAGATGCTGAAGGGCAGAGAGGAAAAGATGGAGAGCACCAAAAAGAGCGAGTCGAACCTTGTTCTCTATCACTGGACGCAGTCATTCAGTTCGCAGAAG GTGAGGCTGGCCATAGCCGAGAAGGGTTTACGGTGTAAAGAGTTTGACGTGAGCTTGCCTCTGAGTGAACACAATGAACCATGGTTCATGCGTCTGAATCCGGCCGGTGAGGTTCCTGTTCTGGTACACGATGGTCACGTCGTCTGTGACCCAGCACAGATCATGGACTACTTAGAGGAAACTTTCGACAATG AGAACACTCCCAAGCTGATTCCAGAGACAGGGAGTACATATTATCACCGAGTTCAGCATTACCGGGAGCTGCTGGACTCACTGCCCATGGATGCTTACACACATGGCTGCATTCTGCATCCTGAGCTCACTGTGGACTCTCACATCCCGGCGTACGCCAACACACGCATCCGCG CGCAGATCGGCAATACGGAATCTGAGTTGAAGAAACTGGCGGAAGAAAACCCTGAGCTCAAAGATGCTTATATCTCAAAGCAGAGACGTCTGAAA ACAAAGCTTTTTGATCACGACAATGTGAAATATCTGAAGAAGATCCTTGACGAGCTGGAGAAGGTGATGGATCAGGTGGAGACTGAGCTGCAGAGGAGAGCCGAGGAGACACCAG TTCACCTCTCACTTTCCATAGAGGAAGGAACCCAGCAGTCGTGGTTGTGCGGCGAGTTTTTCAGCATTGCTGACGTTTCACTCGCCGTCACGCTCCACCGGCTTAAGTTCCTCGGCCTATCGCGCCGTTACTGGGGCAACGGAACGCGCATCAATCTGGAATCCTACTACGAGCGGGTCCTGGAGCGCCCTACGTTCCGCAGGGTCCTCGGAAACGTCAACAACATCCTCATATCCGCCGTGTTGCCAGCCGCTTTCAGAGTGGCCAGGAAAAGAGTGCCCAGCTTCATCGGCACTACAATGCTAATCGGATTATTGGGAGGCGCGACGTATTTTGCGTTTCTCTATTTTAAAAAACGACTGCTCGTGTACTAA